One window of the Lysobacter sp. S4-A87 genome contains the following:
- a CDS encoding Ohr family peroxiredoxin gives MTKIDKVLFTGKTHTTVAQAPTPADHGSLNLALSSPSHAGHEQQLTTVAPHPTAEELFAGGWSACYITAIGLIAAQKRVALPADLSVDVEVDLGQTGAAWLLEARFEIRIPGLAQDVAEKLAHAAHEICPYSKLAHGKIDVSVNVITS, from the coding sequence ATGACCAAGATCGACAAAGTCCTCTTTACTGGCAAGACCCACACCACCGTTGCCCAGGCCCCCACGCCCGCCGACCACGGCAGCCTCAACCTGGCCCTGTCCTCGCCCAGCCACGCCGGCCACGAGCAGCAGCTCACGACCGTTGCGCCGCACCCGACCGCCGAGGAGCTGTTCGCCGGTGGCTGGTCGGCCTGCTATATCACTGCGATCGGCCTGATTGCCGCGCAGAAGCGCGTGGCGCTGCCGGCCGACCTGTCCGTCGACGTCGAGGTCGACCTGGGCCAGACCGGTGCCGCCTGGCTGCTGGAAGCCCGCTTCGAGATCCGGATTCCGGGCCTGGCGCAGGACGTTGCCGAGAAGCTTGCACACGCCGCCCACGAGATCTGCCCGTACTCGAAGCTGGCGCACGGAAAGATCGACGTTTCAGTCAACGTCATCACTTCGTAA
- a CDS encoding epoxide hydrolase family protein, producing MQENNDTTFQTRRRLCVATATTLAAAPLGLIGCTGRKEPMNEVAEKKTASTSSTELRPFTYKASDAELADLRKRIEATRWPDRETVKDSSQGVQFATIQKLAQHWSSKYDWRRIETQINAVPNFLTSIDGLDIHFMHIRSKHENAFPLLVAHGWPGSIIEQMKIIGPLTDPTAHGGSEADAFHLVIPSMPGYGFSGKPTTTGWTAIRIAEAYNTLMSRLGYSKWGASGGDWGAIVVDQMALKTPPGLVGIHTNMAGVVPPDIDKALFRGDPLPAGLSLSAEEKQACDQLAFTYKHIAYALMMGDRPQTLTGLADSPVGLAAFLLDHDHRSYEMIARSIDGVPEGLTPDDVLDNITLFWLTNTALSSARLYWENKTPYFSVKGVTIPVAVSAFPDELFQAPKSWSEKAYPKLVYYNRLPKGGHFAAWEQPKLFSEEVRAGFKTLR from the coding sequence ATGCAAGAGAACAACGACACCACCTTCCAAACGCGGCGCAGGCTTTGCGTTGCCACGGCGACGACGCTGGCTGCTGCGCCATTGGGCTTGATTGGTTGCACCGGGAGGAAAGAACCCATGAACGAAGTCGCGGAGAAGAAGACGGCAAGTACCAGCTCAACCGAGCTGCGCCCGTTCACCTACAAGGCGTCGGACGCGGAACTGGCCGACCTGCGCAAGCGTATCGAGGCCACGCGATGGCCCGATCGCGAAACCGTCAAGGATTCATCGCAGGGAGTGCAGTTCGCAACGATCCAGAAGCTCGCCCAGCACTGGTCCAGCAAGTACGACTGGCGAAGGATCGAAACCCAGATCAATGCCGTGCCCAACTTCCTCACCAGCATCGACGGGCTGGATATCCACTTCATGCATATCCGCTCCAAGCATGAGAACGCATTCCCGCTGCTGGTGGCACACGGCTGGCCCGGGTCGATCATCGAGCAGATGAAGATCATCGGCCCGTTGACAGACCCCACTGCCCATGGCGGGAGCGAGGCGGACGCCTTCCACCTGGTGATTCCGTCTATGCCTGGCTACGGGTTCTCGGGCAAGCCAACCACCACCGGTTGGACTGCGATCCGCATCGCCGAGGCGTACAACACGCTGATGAGTCGACTCGGTTACAGCAAGTGGGGCGCTTCGGGCGGCGACTGGGGCGCAATCGTTGTCGACCAGATGGCACTGAAGACACCGCCGGGCCTTGTCGGCATCCATACCAACATGGCGGGCGTGGTGCCTCCGGACATCGACAAGGCGCTGTTCCGCGGTGACCCGCTGCCTGCGGGCCTGAGCCTGAGCGCGGAAGAGAAGCAGGCCTGCGACCAGCTCGCCTTTACCTACAAGCACATCGCCTACGCGTTGATGATGGGCGACAGGCCGCAAACGCTGACGGGCCTGGCGGATTCACCGGTCGGATTGGCGGCGTTCCTGCTCGACCACGACCACCGCAGCTACGAGATGATTGCCCGCTCCATCGACGGCGTGCCGGAAGGCCTGACGCCTGATGACGTGCTCGACAACATCACGTTGTTCTGGCTGACCAACACGGCGCTGTCCTCGGCCCGTCTCTACTGGGAGAACAAGACGCCGTACTTCTCGGTCAAGGGCGTCACGATTCCCGTCGCGGTGAGCGCGTTTCCGGACGAACTCTTCCAAGCGCCGAAGAGCTGGTCGGAGAAGGCCTATCCCAAGCTTGTGTACTACAACCGGCTGCCGAAGGGCGGGCACTTTGCGGCCTGGGAGCAGCCCAAGCTCTTCTCCGAGGAAGTTCGCGCGGGATTCAAGACACTGAGGTGA
- a CDS encoding epoxide hydrolase, translated as MPLTRANWPESCLQMAQAGLARIDGPKFAPPWAFACRGRGHCRRVTRSVSHLSRENDAMNATADATPARVDSAALRPFQFRASDADLADLRRRIDATRWPDRETVGDASQGTQLSTIQKLARHWATAYDWRRIEAKINAVPNFLTAIDGLDFHFIHVRSRHEDALPLLMTHGWPGSFVERMKVIEPLTDPTAHGAAAADAFHLVIPSLPGFGFSAKPDTTGWNPPRIADAYNELMRRLGYTRWVASGTDWGAIVVDLMAAKMPPGLVGIHTNMPGVVPPEIDGAMFRGDPPPPGLSDQEVHACEQIAFAYRHIGYSLLNGDRPQTLTGFADSPVGLAAYMIDLYPKSYDLMARSINGQPEGISPDDVLDAVTLFWLTNTAISSARLYWENKTPYFGEKGVTLPVAVSVFPDELYEAPRSWCEKAYPRLVHYNRLPKGGHFPSWEQPESFCEEVRAGFRTLR; from the coding sequence ATGCCGCTTACCCGGGCCAACTGGCCTGAAAGTTGCTTGCAGATGGCGCAAGCAGGTCTCGCACGCATCGATGGACCGAAATTTGCGCCGCCCTGGGCGTTCGCCTGTCGCGGTCGGGGCCATTGCCGCCGGGTAACACGTTCGGTTTCCCATCTGTCTCGCGAGAACGACGCCATGAATGCAACTGCGGATGCAACGCCTGCGAGAGTCGACTCCGCTGCGCTTCGACCATTCCAGTTTCGTGCATCGGATGCCGACCTCGCAGATCTTCGCAGGCGCATCGACGCGACGCGCTGGCCGGATCGCGAGACTGTCGGTGACGCCAGCCAGGGCACGCAACTATCGACGATCCAGAAGCTGGCCCGGCACTGGGCCACCGCGTACGACTGGCGCAGGATCGAAGCGAAGATCAATGCCGTTCCGAACTTCCTCACCGCAATCGACGGTCTGGACTTCCATTTCATCCATGTCCGGTCCAGGCATGAAGACGCGCTGCCATTGCTCATGACGCATGGCTGGCCGGGCTCGTTCGTCGAACGGATGAAGGTCATCGAGCCGCTCACCGATCCGACCGCGCATGGCGCAGCTGCCGCCGATGCATTCCATCTGGTAATTCCCTCGCTGCCGGGCTTCGGCTTTTCGGCCAAGCCGGACACGACCGGCTGGAACCCGCCGCGGATCGCCGATGCCTACAACGAACTGATGAGGCGGCTGGGCTACACCAGATGGGTCGCGTCGGGGACCGACTGGGGCGCGATCGTCGTAGACCTGATGGCGGCGAAGATGCCGCCGGGCCTGGTCGGCATCCATACCAACATGCCGGGTGTGGTTCCGCCGGAAATCGACGGCGCGATGTTCCGCGGTGACCCGCCGCCGCCCGGGTTGTCAGACCAAGAAGTGCACGCGTGCGAACAGATCGCGTTCGCCTACCGGCACATCGGCTACTCGCTGCTCAACGGAGACCGGCCGCAGACGCTGACTGGCTTCGCCGACTCGCCCGTGGGATTGGCCGCCTACATGATCGACCTCTACCCCAAGAGCTATGACCTGATGGCGCGTTCCATCAACGGGCAGCCCGAGGGCATCAGCCCCGATGATGTCCTCGATGCGGTCACGCTGTTCTGGCTGACGAATACCGCCATTTCCTCGGCCCGTCTCTACTGGGAGAACAAGACGCCGTACTTCGGCGAGAAGGGCGTGACCCTCCCGGTCGCGGTCAGCGTGTTTCCGGATGAGCTTTACGAAGCGCCCAGGAGCTGGTGCGAGAAGGCCTATCCGCGACTGGTGCACTACAACCGGCTGCCCAAGGGTGGCCACTTCCCGTCGTGGGAACAGCCGGAGTCTTTCTGTGAGGAAGTCCGGGCCGGGTTCAGGACACTCCGGTAG
- a CDS encoding Ohr family peroxiredoxin, producing the protein MSRIEKVLFTGKTHTAATPRDAASRSAHGRLDIKTSASGSGTSQEQVFAAALAHPTAEQLFAGAWSACYISAIGVAAQQKKIELPPDLAVDLEIDLGQTGSAYFIEARFNVIVPGMDRAVAEGLVHEAHEICPYSKAIKGNIDVGVNVTV; encoded by the coding sequence ATGTCCAGGATCGAGAAAGTCCTGTTTACCGGCAAGACGCACACCGCCGCCACACCGCGCGATGCCGCATCGCGCAGCGCCCACGGCCGCCTCGACATCAAGACCTCGGCGTCCGGATCCGGCACCAGCCAGGAGCAGGTCTTCGCCGCGGCACTCGCACATCCGACGGCCGAGCAGTTGTTCGCTGGCGCCTGGTCGGCCTGCTACATCTCCGCGATCGGCGTGGCGGCCCAGCAGAAGAAGATCGAGCTGCCGCCGGACCTTGCCGTCGACCTCGAAATCGACCTGGGCCAGACCGGGAGCGCCTACTTCATCGAGGCCCGCTTCAACGTCATCGTGCCGGGCATGGACCGTGCGGTCGCCGAAGGTCTCGTCCACGAAGCCCACGAAATCTGCCCGTACTCCAAGGCCATCAAGGGCAACATCGACGTGGGCGTGAACGTCACCGTCTAG
- a CDS encoding SPFH domain-containing protein — protein sequence MLAIVLCMTVPSIGCTVAQPDPGDVAVYQDRPYIFGHEGIRAEVLSEGRDVTWWSTKVIYVTTAPQTLHVPFQDLSSMDNILLDFDTSVQLRVIDAADTLKRFGPQWWANNVLSPYNSIVRKAVKSEKMAQMMSDPVAAEKVDQEVTEQLRALIKASGIRVEVMAVNLGKAKPNDNVLAQMNNTAAEQQRNLTLVAATIAEQQRKLEQEAKADADNAYRNKMGLSPEQYLARQLAEIQAEACKTADACYLVPQGTSIVSK from the coding sequence ATGCTCGCCATCGTGCTGTGCATGACCGTCCCGAGCATCGGCTGCACCGTCGCACAGCCCGACCCGGGTGACGTCGCCGTCTACCAGGACCGCCCTTACATCTTCGGCCATGAAGGCATCCGCGCTGAGGTCCTGAGCGAAGGCCGCGACGTGACGTGGTGGTCCACCAAGGTCATCTACGTCACCACCGCGCCGCAGACCCTGCACGTGCCGTTCCAGGACCTGTCGTCGATGGACAACATCCTGCTCGACTTCGACACCAGTGTGCAGCTGCGCGTGATCGATGCGGCGGACACGCTCAAGCGCTTCGGTCCGCAGTGGTGGGCGAACAACGTGCTGTCGCCTTACAACTCGATCGTCCGCAAGGCGGTCAAGTCGGAAAAGATGGCGCAGATGATGTCCGACCCCGTGGCGGCCGAGAAGGTCGATCAGGAAGTGACCGAGCAGTTGCGCGCGCTGATCAAGGCATCGGGCATCCGCGTGGAAGTGATGGCGGTCAACCTCGGCAAGGCCAAGCCGAACGACAACGTCCTGGCGCAGATGAACAACACCGCGGCCGAGCAGCAACGCAACCTCACGCTGGTCGCCGCCACGATCGCCGAACAGCAACGCAAGCTGGAGCAGGAAGCCAAGGCCGACGCCGACAACGCCTACCGCAACAAGATGGGTCTGTCGCCCGAGCAGTACCTCGCCCGCCAGCTGGCAGAAATCCAGGCCGAAGCGTGCAAGACGGCAGACGCGTGCTACCTCGTACCGCAGGGCACCAGCATCGTCTCCAAGTGA
- a CDS encoding alpha/beta hydrolase-fold protein: MTVGQTVESDVARRGLRRAPAGVAKRIALILAGLTALVPAFPSPAASAESRLVTAQIESTSFANSRIGINPLRKATIYLPPGYADSRRRFPVVYFLSNFFEDQTAPFAGNDAKRVFDAAIAARVIGDVIVVTADFSTPTGTSWFVNSAATGNWEDFMVRELVPYVDQHYRTLPRAASRGIAGDRAGGHGAIRFGMRYPDVFGAVYALHPIGVGQGVQTMFSRPDWALLERAASPDDLRADGYSLVFTSVFQAYLPDPGRPPLFFSPPARRVGDRLEVDAALTQRLQDAFFLDRQVADHASNMKKLRGIKFDWARGDTVADHIVSLQAFTRTLDEYAVPYEAEEYRGGWGERNWGLDGRVYTDMLPFFQTKLLFD; this comes from the coding sequence ATGACGGTTGGACAGACAGTCGAGTCAGACGTCGCACGCCGCGGCCTGCGACGCGCGCCTGCCGGCGTCGCGAAACGCATTGCGCTCATTCTCGCTGGGCTGACGGCCTTGGTGCCGGCCTTTCCGTCACCAGCAGCTTCCGCTGAAAGCCGCCTCGTCACGGCGCAGATCGAGTCGACCAGTTTCGCCAACAGCCGGATTGGCATCAACCCGCTCCGCAAGGCGACCATCTATCTGCCTCCGGGCTATGCCGATTCCAGGCGACGCTTTCCAGTGGTCTATTTCCTCTCGAACTTCTTCGAGGATCAGACGGCACCGTTTGCCGGTAACGACGCCAAACGCGTGTTCGATGCGGCCATCGCGGCGCGAGTCATCGGCGACGTGATCGTGGTCACGGCGGACTTCTCGACGCCGACGGGGACGTCGTGGTTCGTCAATTCGGCTGCGACGGGGAACTGGGAGGACTTCATGGTCCGCGAGCTGGTTCCCTACGTCGATCAGCACTACCGGACCTTGCCGAGGGCGGCGTCGCGCGGGATCGCGGGAGATCGCGCGGGCGGCCATGGCGCAATCCGCTTCGGCATGCGCTACCCCGATGTCTTTGGCGCCGTTTACGCCCTGCATCCGATCGGTGTCGGGCAGGGGGTCCAGACGATGTTCTCCCGACCGGACTGGGCATTACTCGAGCGAGCGGCATCGCCGGACGATCTGCGGGCAGATGGATACTCGCTGGTCTTCACTTCAGTCTTCCAGGCCTACCTGCCCGATCCGGGTCGGCCGCCGCTCTTTTTTTCGCCACCGGCCCGCCGCGTGGGCGATCGCCTGGAAGTCGATGCCGCGTTGACCCAACGGTTGCAGGACGCCTTCTTCCTCGATCGTCAGGTCGCCGACCATGCGTCCAACATGAAGAAGTTGCGTGGCATCAAGTTCGATTGGGCGCGCGGCGACACGGTCGCCGACCATATCGTCTCGCTCCAGGCGTTCACCCGGACGCTTGACGAGTATGCCGTCCCGTACGAAGCGGAAGAGTATCGGGGCGGCTGGGGCGAACGGAACTGGGGCCTGGATGGTCGCGTTTATACCGACATGCTGCCGTTCTTCCAGACAAAGCTGCTGTTCGACTAA
- a CDS encoding ester cyclase — translation MNTIKKVALSVSIAIAAVATAHAADPQTGAWPATKVGEATPRAKGMPPILAKNLATFDDLDFRVYTKQEWDDLHLSHAKDIVVHYPDGHTTTGLPDHIKELDFMWTFAPDNRITEHPVRFGSSDGEWSAVAGFIEGTFTKPMVLPDGTVIQPTGKKYRLPMATLGHWNKEGQMAEEFLYWDNAAFMKQLGVGN, via the coding sequence ATGAACACCATCAAGAAGGTCGCGTTGTCCGTGTCCATCGCCATCGCCGCAGTCGCAACGGCGCACGCGGCTGACCCGCAAACCGGTGCATGGCCCGCCACCAAGGTCGGCGAAGCGACCCCGAGAGCAAAGGGGATGCCCCCGATCCTGGCGAAGAACCTGGCCACGTTCGACGACCTGGATTTCCGCGTGTACACAAAGCAGGAGTGGGATGACCTGCACTTGAGCCACGCCAAGGACATCGTCGTCCACTATCCCGACGGCCACACCACCACCGGGCTCCCGGATCACATCAAGGAGTTGGACTTCATGTGGACTTTCGCACCGGACAACCGGATCACCGAGCACCCTGTGCGCTTCGGTAGTTCGGACGGGGAATGGTCTGCAGTGGCGGGTTTCATCGAAGGCACCTTCACCAAGCCGATGGTGTTGCCCGACGGCACAGTGATCCAGCCCACAGGCAAGAAGTACCGCCTGCCCATGGCCACGCTGGGCCATTGGAACAAGGAGGGACAGATGGCCGAGGAGTTTCTGTACTGGGACAACGCCGCCTTCATGAAGCAGCTTGGCGTCGGCAACTGA
- a CDS encoding YbjQ family protein, which translates to MTDPYNSSAIRATPSVLNDSMVTTALELPGYRIVRNLGLVRGITVRSRSIVGNFLGGIQTLFGGNITIYTELCEQARHETYRDMVQHARQLGGNAIIAVRYDATELMAGLTEVLCYGTAVVVEPNGA; encoded by the coding sequence ATGACTGACCCATACAACTCCTCGGCAATCCGTGCGACACCGTCAGTCTTGAATGACTCGATGGTTACGACGGCGCTTGAGCTGCCTGGCTATCGAATCGTCCGCAATCTTGGCCTGGTGCGCGGCATCACGGTCAGGTCCCGCTCGATCGTCGGCAACTTTCTTGGCGGAATCCAGACGCTGTTCGGCGGCAACATCACCATCTACACGGAGTTGTGCGAGCAGGCGCGTCACGAGACTTATCGGGACATGGTGCAGCACGCCAGGCAGCTGGGCGGCAATGCGATCATCGCAGTCCGTTACGACGCCACCGAGCTCATGGCCGGCCTTACCGAGGTGCTGTGCTATGGCACGGCAGTTGTTGTCGAGCCGAACGGTGCCTGA
- a CDS encoding YdeI/OmpD-associated family protein has product MTAQKLAGGTVHKLPADLREAIESDGAAKNLWADITPLARNEWICWVTSPKQEATRKRRIEVGIDKMRGGMRRPCCWPGCPHR; this is encoded by the coding sequence ATGACCGCTCAAAAACTCGCCGGCGGCACGGTTCATAAGCTGCCTGCCGATCTCCGGGAAGCCATCGAATCCGATGGCGCGGCCAAGAATCTTTGGGCCGACATCACGCCACTGGCGCGGAACGAGTGGATCTGTTGGGTCACGTCACCCAAACAGGAAGCGACCAGGAAGCGTCGCATCGAGGTCGGCATCGACAAGATGCGAGGAGGCATGCGCAGGCCATGCTGTTGGCCCGGGTGCCCGCACCGCTGA
- a CDS encoding arginase family protein, which translates to MPFDLSLSYPQWQGSGRYENLPRGAEAVSEICGRFAPLVRVPPAHGDDEADDGLLHGIHRWRAIFAQLRSAQDILASSGATRVLTAGGDCAVDVAVIDYLKGVHPDLQVIWIDAHLDANTPETSPSGNFHGMPVSAILGRAPGPMRPYLGTPLEPARFRYVGIQVGDDGDWELQRELDLQRLAPQAALDGPVHIHFDLDALDPLEFPYVAYPDGKLRIDDAIALVGRIAREADLVGFTVTEFAPADEDEARAGSRVIERLCEAAIAPSSQAK; encoded by the coding sequence ATGCCGTTCGACCTCAGTCTTTCTTACCCGCAATGGCAGGGATCGGGGCGCTACGAGAACCTGCCGCGCGGCGCCGAAGCGGTCTCGGAAATCTGCGGACGGTTCGCCCCGCTGGTCCGGGTTCCGCCTGCGCATGGCGATGACGAGGCCGATGACGGATTGCTCCACGGCATTCACCGCTGGCGAGCGATCTTCGCGCAGCTCCGCAGTGCGCAGGACATCCTCGCCAGCTCGGGCGCCACGCGCGTCCTGACCGCCGGCGGCGACTGCGCCGTGGATGTCGCTGTGATCGACTACCTGAAAGGCGTGCATCCGGATCTTCAGGTCATCTGGATCGATGCACACCTCGACGCCAACACACCGGAAACCTCGCCCAGTGGCAACTTCCACGGCATGCCGGTCAGCGCGATTCTGGGGCGCGCGCCTGGACCGATGCGACCGTACCTTGGAACGCCGCTCGAGCCGGCGCGCTTCCGCTACGTCGGCATCCAAGTGGGCGACGATGGCGATTGGGAACTGCAACGCGAGCTGGATCTGCAGCGGCTGGCCCCGCAGGCAGCCCTCGACGGACCGGTGCACATCCATTTTGACCTGGACGCGCTGGATCCGCTTGAGTTTCCCTACGTCGCTTATCCCGACGGCAAGCTTCGCATTGATGATGCGATCGCACTCGTGGGGCGCATCGCACGCGAAGCGGATCTGGTCGGCTTTACCGTGACCGAGTTTGCTCCCGCCGACGAAGATGAAGCCCGCGCCGGCAGCCGGGTGATAGAACGCCTCTGCGAGGCGGCAATCGCTCCGTCCTCTCAGGCCAAGTGA
- a CDS encoding IS30 family transposase yields the protein MKYRARICYTEGQKALMWDRWQQGDSLHQIARLFDRRHSSVRGILAASGGIRPPQRRRSERTLSLAEREEISRGVVSGQSIRSIAAALGRAPSTVSRELRRNEGSDGYRANRADQAAWDRARRPKTCKLARHRALARQVAAKLQQRWSPQQIAGWLKRIHPDDASGQVSHETIYRTLFIQARGALKQELLGYLRRTRAMRRSRHHTQKADNHGRISDTVSIRERPAAVEDRAVPGHWEGDLLFGSSNSQIATLVERHTRYVMLVKVGGKDTETVIDALINNARRLPKELYRSLTWDRGKEMADHRRFTMATDIQVYFCDPQHPWQRGSNENTNGLLRQYFPKGLDLSTITQAKLDAVARELNGRPRKTLGYETPAERFQQAVASTG from the coding sequence ATGAAGTACCGGGCAAGGATCTGTTACACGGAAGGCCAGAAGGCCCTGATGTGGGACCGCTGGCAACAGGGCGATTCGCTGCACCAAATCGCCCGGCTGTTTGATCGTCGCCACAGCTCGGTTCGCGGGATCCTGGCCGCGTCCGGTGGGATCCGGCCACCTCAGCGCCGCCGTTCTGAGCGGACGCTGAGCTTGGCCGAGCGGGAAGAGATTTCGCGGGGCGTGGTGAGCGGGCAATCGATCCGTTCGATCGCGGCCGCGCTGGGGCGGGCGCCGTCCACAGTGAGCCGCGAACTGCGACGCAACGAGGGTTCTGATGGCTACCGGGCGAACCGGGCCGACCAGGCCGCCTGGGACCGGGCGCGTCGTCCAAAGACTTGTAAGCTGGCCCGGCATCGAGCCTTGGCGCGGCAGGTCGCAGCTAAGCTTCAACAGCGCTGGTCTCCGCAGCAGATCGCCGGATGGCTCAAGCGCATCCATCCAGACGACGCGAGCGGTCAGGTGTCACACGAGACGATCTACCGCACGCTCTTCATCCAAGCCCGAGGCGCCTTAAAACAGGAGCTTCTGGGCTACCTGAGGCGCACGCGAGCAATGCGCCGCTCACGCCACCACACACAGAAGGCCGACAACCACGGCCGCATCAGCGACACCGTATCGATCCGCGAGCGCCCTGCAGCGGTCGAAGACCGGGCCGTGCCGGGCCATTGGGAGGGCGACCTGTTGTTTGGCAGCAGCAACAGTCAGATTGCCACGCTGGTGGAGCGGCATACGCGCTACGTCATGCTGGTGAAGGTCGGCGGCAAGGACACCGAAACGGTCATCGACGCGCTGATCAACAACGCACGGCGCCTGCCGAAGGAACTGTATCGATCGTTGACCTGGGACCGCGGTAAGGAGATGGCTGATCATCGCCGATTCACCATGGCGACCGACATCCAGGTCTACTTCTGCGATCCGCAGCATCCATGGCAGCGCGGTTCAAACGAGAACACCAACGGATTGCTTCGGCAGTACTTCCCCAAGGGTCTCGATCTGTCCACGATCACGCAGGCCAAGCTTGACGCCGTGGCCAGAGAGTTGAACGGACGGCCCCGGAAGACGCTAGGCTACGAAACACCGGCCGAACGATTTCAACAAGCTGTTGCATCGACCGGTTGA
- a CDS encoding glycoside hydrolase family 18 protein encodes MFRCSLRALAAIVLANSIALAANAGDAPTPSVIGAYYPGGSASRYPVAQIPADKLTHLFYAFARIEDGRCVVAPDAGAHFAALTELKRKHPHLRTLISIGGWEAGGFSDAALTAASRKRFVASCIALFFDQYRGAFDGVDIDWEFPVYGGPANITARPQDQRNVTLLAGEFRTRLDAVAKARKQQFLLTAALPVGRLQSAGPYDPARSFELAQLAGTLDFINLMTYDMGTTFSPVATFNAPLREDRADPLEPGLRRWNNVEGGVDYYLRHGVPADKLVLGVPFYGRGFRVTSDAGDGLYQPYHGPFQAGDWRTIKARLLTDPKWQQHWHPTAQSPWLFHQADRIFVSYEDPRSIGLRAELAKDRGLRGVFMWELTGDDDQQSLLNAMVRPFEAGR; translated from the coding sequence ATGTTCCGATGCTCCCTGCGGGCGCTCGCCGCCATCGTCCTCGCCAACAGCATCGCGCTCGCCGCAAATGCAGGTGATGCGCCCACCCCCAGCGTCATCGGCGCCTACTACCCGGGCGGCTCGGCATCCCGTTATCCGGTCGCGCAGATCCCGGCCGACAAGCTGACGCACCTGTTCTATGCCTTCGCCCGGATCGAGGACGGACGATGCGTGGTCGCTCCCGATGCCGGCGCGCATTTCGCCGCACTCACCGAACTCAAGCGCAAGCATCCCCACCTGCGCACGCTGATCTCGATCGGCGGCTGGGAAGCGGGCGGGTTCTCGGATGCCGCGCTCACTGCGGCCAGCCGCAAGCGCTTCGTTGCGTCGTGCATCGCGTTGTTCTTCGACCAGTACCGCGGCGCGTTTGACGGGGTCGATATCGATTGGGAGTTTCCGGTCTACGGCGGGCCTGCGAACATCACCGCGCGCCCGCAGGACCAGCGCAACGTGACCTTGCTGGCGGGCGAGTTCCGCACTCGCCTCGACGCCGTCGCCAAGGCGCGCAAGCAACAGTTCCTGCTGACCGCCGCGTTGCCGGTCGGCCGCCTGCAGTCGGCCGGCCCGTACGATCCTGCGCGCAGCTTCGAGCTCGCGCAGCTCGCCGGGACTCTGGATTTCATCAACCTGATGACCTACGACATGGGCACCACCTTCTCGCCCGTGGCCACGTTCAACGCACCCCTTCGCGAGGACCGGGCCGATCCGCTCGAACCGGGACTGCGGCGCTGGAACAATGTCGAGGGTGGCGTCGACTACTACCTCCGGCACGGCGTGCCCGCGGACAAGCTGGTACTGGGCGTGCCCTTCTACGGCCGCGGGTTCCGCGTGACAAGCGACGCCGGTGACGGCCTGTACCAGCCCTACCACGGCCCGTTCCAGGCGGGCGACTGGCGCACCATCAAGGCCCGCCTGCTGACCGATCCGAAGTGGCAGCAGCACTGGCACCCGACTGCGCAATCACCGTGGCTGTTTCATCAAGCTGACCGCATTTTCGTGAGCTACGAAGACCCCAGGTCGATCGGTCTGCGCGCCGAGCTGGCGAAGGATCGCGGGCTGCGTGGCGTCTTCATGTGGGAACTCACCGGTGACGATGACCAGCAGAGCCTGTTGAACGCGATGGTGCGACCGTTCGAAGCGGGTCGGTAG
- a CDS encoding fasciclin domain-containing protein produces MNTVNNTPNSKNLVDTAAANGSFKTFGQAIDRAGMSDILRGVGPFTVFAPTDAAFENLPAGRLENLFKPENKEELVSLLNYHVVSGRKLVADIGKWDAAKTVNGQSAPIKMTDDQVSIDGANVTSADIGSSNGVIHGIDKVNVPTKQ; encoded by the coding sequence ATGAATACCGTCAACAACACCCCGAACAGCAAGAACCTCGTCGATACCGCCGCCGCCAATGGCTCGTTCAAGACCTTTGGGCAGGCCATCGATCGTGCTGGCATGAGCGACATCCTGCGCGGCGTGGGCCCGTTCACCGTCTTCGCACCGACCGATGCGGCATTCGAGAACCTTCCGGCCGGCCGCCTGGAGAACCTGTTCAAGCCCGAGAACAAGGAAGAACTGGTTTCGCTGCTGAACTATCACGTCGTCAGCGGTCGCAAGCTCGTGGCCGACATCGGCAAGTGGGACGCCGCCAAGACCGTCAACGGCCAGTCCGCTCCGATCAAGATGACCGACGACCAGGTCAGCATCGACGGCGCGAACGTCACCTCGGCCGACATCGGCTCGAGCAACGGCGTCATCCACGGCATCGACAAGGTCAATGTTCCGACCAAGCAGTAA